From Micromonospora sp. NBC_01699, a single genomic window includes:
- a CDS encoding non-ribosomal peptide synthetase yields MSPALREVLAAVAAGELPDEIAESLLRGLINPAPEPGPYPLSRGQAALWAIHASDPGTTSYNLPLGLWLGDQVDPDVLAEALVAVVDRHPGLRITVRLDGTVPVQEVTDRPAEVFRLDLTQVTDTEFAARLRGLVHLPFDLEQDALHRMWIIAGPGGAALLLLVFHHLITDGVSSHLLLRDIVACYDALAGTGVLPPIEPAAPYRDFVRWQQTMLDGPEAGAHRRWWLERLAGASSAPVLNAIADRRRAGPAPRDTGAMVQIRLPETTWTAVRDTARAAGLTPFSVVLGAFAALLQRHSGHRDISVMVPTDGRPTQRFDRTVGYLINPVVVRVDCDPGRTCAQLMSAVQDHMVQAEEYAAYPFASVVGDLRQTSDTGASFDIGFYLQQGVGGDQDMAAGQTVFRDALGLTQEGENPLVVEVVLRGSAALVYFKYDRDLFDRATVERLAEHYRLLLEAITTDPGRTVADLDLTTPAERTLLEGVNATYAERPHDVTAADLVLNRAARIPDRVAVVDADGSLTYAELAGRVHALARTLRDRDVGRGDLVGVLSGRRAALIVALLAVQTVGAAYVPLDPDFPVARLAHVATDAGLAAVLVDPEFGDRLPDDAPGARIPLGDPGSVTPGEPVACRDTDLAYVLYTSGSTGEPKGVEVSHGNLVNFLTAMADRPGCAEDDVILAVTTAGFDIAGLELLLPLTRGATVHIAPAGVVRDGFALAELLDASGATIVQATPATWQMLLAAGWAGHLPRLLCGGEAMSAELAAALLDRCGELWNMYGPTETTIWSSVLRVRRNRPITVGTPIANTTFHLVGPDGGPVPFGAPGELLIGGDGVARGYRGRPALTAERFVGTGQAGARRYRTGDLGRWSDTGEMVLLGRTDRQIKLRGHRIELGEIEAAVRRTGAVDEARVVLREDSPGHPRLVAFVVAPPDVAATIAARIGAWLPDYMIPSRTVALTSLPLTPNAKVDVAPLTALSVDDLVRRYGHRTETVTGPAGDGTLLADLRALSAGVAGVPPEEIPVDRPLGEAGFDSVGFTRLAMALRTRFGIALAPTVFYAYPALTALAAHLADRHPDAFGAPGQPAGVRLSEPAASAAVTGYPPVAIIGVGGRLPASGSLGEFWTHLADGRDLTGPYPLERGFSAQVFPERFRGSFVRDVDSFDAALFRISPREAAQMDPQHRLLLHAAHEAMLDSGYAPAGLAGSRTGVFVGLSGADYLSLLGPGSPEMGDHFLIGNVASIAANRISYLYDLHGPSAVYDTACSSSLVAIHRAARALQHGDCELALAGGANLLLSPYGFTGLRRAGMLSPDGRCKTFDERADGYGRGEGVVLLALKLLDRALADGDPVHGVLIGSAENHGGHTHSLTVPNPQAQRDVLIAAHRSAAVSPDTIGYIEAHGTGTPLGDPIEVDALRDAFRQLYDDWRIPVVPGRTGLGSVKSNIGHLEAAAGVAGVVKVLLAMRHRLLPGLVGLGTPNPMIDLTGSPFRLQVEAQPWEPPDGVPARAGVSSFGMGGSNVHVVVAEAGER; encoded by the coding sequence ATGAGCCCGGCACTGCGAGAGGTACTCGCCGCGGTCGCCGCGGGAGAACTCCCCGACGAGATCGCGGAGTCGCTGCTGCGTGGCCTGATCAACCCCGCGCCGGAGCCGGGACCGTACCCCCTGAGTCGCGGCCAGGCGGCGTTGTGGGCGATCCACGCGAGCGATCCCGGCACCACGTCGTACAACCTGCCGCTGGGGTTGTGGCTCGGTGACCAGGTCGACCCGGACGTGCTCGCCGAGGCGCTCGTCGCGGTGGTGGATCGGCACCCGGGGCTGCGGATCACGGTCCGGTTGGACGGCACCGTGCCGGTCCAGGAGGTCACCGATCGACCCGCCGAGGTGTTCCGGCTGGATCTCACCCAGGTGACCGACACCGAGTTCGCGGCGCGCCTGCGGGGTCTGGTTCACCTGCCGTTCGACCTGGAGCAGGACGCGTTGCACCGGATGTGGATCATCGCCGGGCCCGGTGGTGCGGCACTGCTGTTGCTGGTGTTCCACCATCTGATCACCGACGGCGTCTCCAGCCACCTGCTGCTGCGTGACATCGTGGCCTGTTACGACGCGTTGGCCGGCACCGGCGTCCTGCCGCCGATCGAACCGGCCGCGCCGTACCGCGACTTCGTCCGGTGGCAGCAGACGATGCTCGACGGGCCGGAGGCCGGCGCGCACCGGCGCTGGTGGCTGGAGCGGCTCGCCGGTGCGTCGAGTGCCCCGGTCCTGAACGCGATCGCCGACCGGCGCCGTGCCGGTCCGGCGCCGCGCGACACCGGCGCGATGGTGCAGATCCGCCTGCCGGAAACGACCTGGACCGCCGTCCGGGACACCGCCCGCGCGGCGGGACTGACCCCGTTCAGCGTCGTGCTCGGCGCCTTCGCCGCGCTGTTGCAGAGGCACTCCGGCCACCGCGACATCAGCGTGATGGTGCCGACCGACGGCCGTCCGACGCAGCGGTTCGACCGCACCGTCGGCTACCTGATCAACCCGGTGGTCGTACGGGTGGACTGTGACCCCGGACGGACCTGCGCCCAGCTGATGAGCGCCGTTCAGGACCACATGGTCCAGGCCGAGGAGTACGCCGCCTACCCGTTCGCCTCGGTGGTCGGCGACCTGCGCCAGACCTCGGACACCGGGGCGAGCTTCGACATCGGCTTCTATCTGCAACAGGGGGTCGGCGGGGACCAGGACATGGCGGCCGGGCAGACCGTCTTCCGGGACGCCCTGGGCTTGACCCAGGAAGGAGAGAACCCCCTCGTCGTCGAGGTGGTCCTGCGCGGATCGGCCGCACTCGTCTACTTCAAGTACGACCGGGACCTCTTCGACCGCGCCACGGTGGAGCGGCTGGCCGAGCACTACCGGCTGCTGCTGGAGGCCATCACCACGGATCCGGGCCGGACGGTCGCCGACCTCGACCTCACCACCCCCGCGGAGCGCACACTGCTCGAAGGCGTCAACGCCACGTACGCCGAGCGGCCGCACGACGTGACCGCCGCGGATCTGGTGCTCAACCGCGCGGCGCGGATCCCGGATCGGGTCGCCGTCGTGGACGCCGACGGCTCGCTGACCTACGCCGAGCTGGCCGGACGGGTACACGCTCTCGCACGTACCCTGCGCGACCGCGACGTGGGACGGGGAGACCTCGTCGGTGTCCTGTCGGGCCGGCGGGCGGCGCTGATCGTGGCGTTGCTGGCGGTGCAGACGGTCGGCGCCGCGTACGTCCCGCTCGACCCCGACTTTCCGGTGGCCCGGCTCGCCCACGTCGCCACCGACGCCGGGCTCGCGGCGGTCCTGGTCGATCCGGAGTTCGGCGACCGGCTGCCGGATGACGCGCCGGGTGCCCGGATCCCGCTCGGCGACCCCGGATCCGTGACCCCCGGCGAGCCGGTGGCCTGCCGGGACACCGACCTCGCCTACGTGCTCTACACCTCCGGTTCGACCGGCGAGCCCAAGGGCGTCGAGGTCAGCCACGGCAACCTGGTCAACTTCCTGACCGCGATGGCGGACCGGCCGGGCTGCGCCGAGGACGACGTGATCCTGGCCGTGACCACCGCCGGTTTCGACATCGCGGGCCTGGAGTTGCTGCTGCCGCTCACCCGGGGTGCCACCGTGCACATAGCACCCGCGGGCGTGGTCCGGGACGGTTTCGCACTGGCCGAACTGCTCGACGCCAGCGGCGCGACGATCGTGCAGGCCACCCCGGCGACCTGGCAGATGCTGCTGGCCGCCGGTTGGGCGGGCCACCTGCCGCGACTGCTCTGCGGCGGGGAGGCGATGAGCGCCGAACTCGCGGCCGCGCTGTTGGACCGGTGCGGCGAACTGTGGAACATGTACGGCCCGACGGAGACCACTATCTGGTCGTCGGTGCTGCGGGTACGCCGCAACCGCCCCATCACCGTGGGCACCCCGATCGCCAACACCACGTTCCACCTCGTCGGGCCGGACGGCGGACCGGTGCCGTTCGGCGCACCCGGGGAACTGCTGATCGGCGGCGACGGTGTCGCGCGAGGCTACCGTGGGCGGCCCGCGCTGACCGCCGAGCGTTTCGTCGGCACCGGGCAGGCCGGAGCGCGCCGCTACCGCACCGGTGACCTGGGCCGGTGGTCGGACACCGGGGAGATGGTGCTCCTCGGTCGCACCGACCGGCAGATCAAGCTCCGGGGACACCGGATCGAACTCGGTGAGATCGAAGCCGCCGTACGGCGTACGGGCGCCGTCGACGAGGCCCGCGTCGTGCTGCGCGAGGACTCGCCCGGACACCCCCGGTTGGTCGCCTTCGTCGTCGCTCCGCCCGACGTCGCGGCGACGATCGCCGCCCGGATCGGTGCCTGGCTTCCCGACTACATGATCCCGTCCCGGACGGTGGCGTTGACGAGTCTTCCCCTGACCCCGAACGCCAAGGTCGACGTGGCGCCGTTGACCGCGCTGTCCGTCGACGACCTGGTACGCCGATACGGTCACCGTACCGAGACGGTGACCGGTCCGGCCGGCGACGGGACGCTGCTTGCGGACCTGCGGGCGCTGTCGGCGGGCGTGGCCGGGGTGCCGCCGGAGGAGATCCCGGTCGATCGCCCGCTGGGCGAGGCCGGCTTCGACTCGGTCGGCTTCACCCGGTTGGCGATGGCCCTGCGGACCCGCTTCGGTATTGCCCTCGCGCCCACGGTCTTCTACGCCTATCCCGCGCTCACCGCGCTCGCGGCCCACCTGGCCGACCGCCACCCGGACGCGTTCGGGGCGCCCGGACAACCAGCCGGTGTCCGGCTGAGCGAGCCCGCCGCATCGGCCGCGGTGACCGGCTACCCGCCGGTGGCGATCATCGGCGTCGGCGGACGGCTGCCGGCGTCCGGGTCCCTCGGCGAGTTCTGGACCCACCTCGCCGACGGCCGCGACCTCACCGGTCCCTACCCGCTGGAGCGGGGCTTCTCCGCACAGGTGTTCCCCGAGCGCTTCCGTGGTTCCTTCGTCCGGGACGTGGACTCGTTCGACGCGGCGTTGTTCCGGATCTCGCCGCGGGAGGCGGCACAGATGGATCCGCAGCACCGACTCCTGCTGCACGCCGCGCACGAGGCCATGCTCGACTCCGGCTACGCTCCCGCCGGGCTGGCGGGCAGCCGTACCGGGGTCTTCGTCGGCCTCAGCGGGGCCGACTACCTCAGCCTGCTGGGCCCCGGCTCCCCGGAGATGGGTGATCACTTCCTGATCGGCAACGTCGCCTCCATCGCGGCCAACCGCATCTCCTACCTGTACGACCTGCACGGCCCCAGCGCGGTCTACGACACGGCCTGCTCCAGTTCGCTGGTGGCGATCCACCGTGCGGCTCGGGCGCTCCAGCACGGGGACTGCGAACTCGCCCTGGCCGGCGGCGCGAACCTGCTGCTGTCCCCGTACGGATTCACCGGGCTGCGCCGCGCCGGGATGCTCAGCCCCGACGGGCGCTGCAAGACCTTCGACGAACGGGCGGACGGCTACGGCCGGGGCGAGGGCGTCGTCCTCCTGGCACTCAAGCTGCTCGACCGGGCACTGGCCGATGGAGACCCGGTGCACGGGGTTTTGATCGGCTCGGCCGAGAACCACGGTGGGCACACCCATTCGCTCACGGTGCCCAACCCACAGGCCCAGCGGGACGTCCTGATCGCCGCGCACCGGTCGGCGGCGGTCTCCCCCGACACGATCGGCTACATCGAGGCCCACGGCACGGGGACGCCGCTCGGCGATCCGATCGAGGTCGACGCGCTCCGGGACGCCTTCCGACAGCTCTACGACGACTGGCGGATCCCGGTCGTCCCCGGACGGACCGGGCTCGGCTCGGTCAAGTCGAACATCGGTCACCTGGAGGCGGCCGCCGGTGTCGCCGGCGTGGTGAAGGTGCTGCTGGCCATGCGGCATCGCCTGCTGCCCGGTCTGGTGGGCCTCGGCACCCCGAACCCGATGATCGATCTCACCGGCAGCCCGTTTCGGCTACAGGTCGAAGCACAGCCGTGGGAGCCGCCTGACGGCGTACCGGCACGAGCCGGTGTCAGCTCCTTCGGCATGGGTGGCAGCAACGTACACGTTGTCGTGGCGGAAGCGGGGGAACGTTGA